In Oscillospiraceae bacterium, the genomic window ATTTCAAATAATTGCCTTTATCCTGTTCTTATAAGCTTTGTCATCCTAAAGAGCCTTGTGTTTTTCCTTGTCAAGAGGGCTGGCACCCGCAAGATGGAGGAGCCTTGCCCCGACAAGTCCGCGTTTGCGCAGGCGGAACAAGCTCATATTGCAAACAAAGAAAAACAGAGCGTTCCCGATGGGGAACGCCCTGTCAACCTTATCGTGTGTGGATTTTTGCAGGGTGCGTCCGGGTGGATGCCCCCGTTTTTGTTTTGTCTGAATCTGCCTGCGGACTATTCTTCTGGCGAATCATCCGCTTCAACACGCAGCATCCGGTAGCCGACCCCCACATGGGTCTGAACCAGATGCAGAGAATGTGCGCCTGATTCCAGCTTTTTGCGCAAAGATGCCATGTAGACACGCAGGGATGCAATGTCGTTTTCTTGCGAGCTTCCCCAGACTTTTTGCGTAATCGCCGTATGGGTCAGAACCTTTCCTACATTGTGCGCAAGGACACAAAGCAGCTTATATTCGATTGGGGTCAGATGCAGTTCTTCATCGTTCAGCCAGACACAGCCGGCAGCAAAATCAATTTTCAGCGGGCCATTTACAAAAACGGAGCTGCTGACCTCACCGGATGCCTGCAAATTCAGCCGCCTTTGCGTCACGCGCAGGCGAGCCAGAAGCTCATCCACTGAGAAAGGCTTCGTCAGATAATCGTCTGCGCCCTGATCCAGTGCTTCGATCTTATCGGAATCCTCACTGCGGGCACTCAAAACGATGATGGGTAGATTCGACCACTCCCGGATGCGGCGGATCACCTCAACGCCATCAATATCCGGCAGTCCGAGATCCAGCAGCATAATATCCGGGTTATGGCTGGACGCCATCATCACAGCCATCTCTCCGTTGGCCGCTGTCAGGAATTTATACCCGTGTGCTTTCAGGGTGGTTGTGATCAGACTCCGTACCGATGAATCGTCCTCAACAACCAGAATCGTTGGTTTATTCATGAATACTTACCTCGCTTTTGGGAAGTTCAAAAGAGAATATGCAGCCGTGCGGTTCGTTATCCCGGAGAGTCAGGGTACCTTTATGAGCTGCAAGGATCGTCCGGCAGAGCGCAAGTCCCAGCCCCAGACTGCGGTGGCTGTCTGCAATCTGATTCTGCCCGGTAAAGAACATTTCAAAGACCTGCGCTTTATTCTGCTCCGGGATACCGGGGCCATCATCGGATACATCTACCACGATATTACTGTTTTTTGCATACGCAGAAATATTGATCCGGGAGCCTTTCTGCGTGTATTTGATGGCGTTGTCCACCAGATTGATAATGACCTGCATGATAAGCCGTGCGTCCATGTCGGCAAGAAGAATTTCATCCGAATAAGTCGTTGTGATGATATGCTCCTTGCTTTTTCGGCTGATATGCCGCAGCGTTTCCTCGACCACCTCATCCATGAGCTGCGGAGAGATTTGAAGATTCATCCGCCCATCCTCAATGCGGGTGATGGAAAGCAAATTTTCCACCAGACCGATCAACCACTGTGCATCATCAAAAATATCCGTACAGATCTTTGTCCGTGTTTCTGCATCCAGCGTTTCCGCATTGGAGAGCAGATTACTTGCATTGCCTGAGATGGAGGTCAGCGGCGTCCGAAGATCATGGGAAATGGTTCGCAGCAAATTTGCCCGAAGCTGTTCATTCTGTGCATGAACAGTGGCTTGCTCCTTTTCCAGCGCAATGCGACGGTTTTCCACTGCCAATGCGCATTCACCAAGGATCGACAGCAGGACGCTGTTTTCAAACGCATCCATGGAGCGTTCCGACAGGTCGATGCCGATAACACCAAACACACCGCTGCCTGTACGAATCGCAAGGTACAGTCCTTTTGCATCGGTGCAGTAATCCGTTGATGCACCCGAACGCTTCTTATTTGCAAAGCACCACTCCGCGGCACTGCGTTCCGGCGCAGAATCAAAACGGAGTCGGCTGCTTTCTTCCACTGTGTTAAAAATTTGCCCCTGTCCAAGAGAACCATCCTGCTCTGGATACACGATCAGATTCCGGTTTAGCAGTTTGGTAAGCTGCGCTGCCGTCAGGGATAAAATTTCGTCTTCGTTGGTCGCTTTCTGCAAAAGCCGGCTGGTATCAAACAGCACCTTCGTCCGAAACGCCGCCTGTGCAGACATTTTTGCCTGATCTTTCAACCGGGTCGTCAGCGTACAGGTGACGATGGCAGAAGTCAGCATCAGCACAAAGGTGATTTGATACCCCGGATCATAGGCATGGAATGTCAGTCTTGGCTCCGTCAGGAAGAAGTTATAGAGCGCAACGCTGGCGATCGAACCCAAAACGCCGCAGGAATAGCCAGATGTTGTAAGAGCCGTGAGCAAAACACCCAACATATAGAACATAATGATATTGTAGCGCGCAAAGTCCAGTTGCAGGAACAAAAATCCAATCACCGTGATGCAGGCTAGAATCCCTGCCGTAATCAGCAGATCACGGAACGATGGGACGATGGAACGGGCAAACAGCCTTCTGCCAGAGCCGTAATCCTGCTCAACTGCTGCATCCGGGATGATATAAATATCCAGATTGGGCGCAGTCAGCGTCAATTTTTCAGTCAGTGACGGTCCACTCCAGAAATGACGGCGATGTACACTGGAGCGCCCCAGTACGATTTTTGTAATGCCGGAGATCCGGGCAAACTCTGCGATCTGCTGCGGAATGTCATCGCCGTAGAGGGTCGTAATATCTGCGCCCGCCTGTTCCGCCATGTGGATATGCTGCTGCAAGCGCTGTTTGTCCTGCGCACTCATCCAGTCGGCATCCGGTGTTTTGACATACAACGCAGTAAAAGAGCCGCCGAAAGCCTTTGCCATTGTTGCCGCCGTCCGCACGATCTTTGCATTGGAGGGAGAAGATGACAGACACGCCAGAATATGTTCGGTGGGGGAGTCGGTCCGATTCATGAAGATCACCTGCCTTGCCCACAGTATAGCACAATTTGATGGTCACGACCACCAGCCGCGTCTTTTTCCTTCTTGGCGAATGATCTCCTTTCGTATGTGATCCAGCGCATCTGCTGCCCAAAAGCCACTCAACATGACTCCAAGAACCATCAGCAACAAAACGACATCCATATGATCCGTCCTATCTTTTTAGAGCCGGAAACACTTCTGGATCGATGCGTATTTTCCCAAAACCAGCATACTTTCATCCCGGCACAGCTGCGTATCCGGCGTGATGTTCATATCGAGATTTCCGTCTTTTTTCAGCGCAAGAATATTGATGTTATACTTTTTTCGGATATTGATCTCGCCAATCGTGCGATCCATCCATTCCGGCGGAATGGTCACTTCCATGATGGCGTGGTCATCCTGCAGCTCGATATAATCCAGAATGTGTTCGGAGCTGTATCGGATCGCTGCCCACTTTGCCAGCTGCTTTTCCGGATAGACCACTTCATCCGCACCGTTGCGCAGCAGAAACTTGGCTTGTACATCTCGCTCTGCACGCGAGACCACGAGCTTTGCGCCCAGCTCCTTGAGCAGTGATGTTGTTTCCAACGAACTCTGAAAATTGCCGCCGATGGTTACGATGCACACATCAAAATTGGCAACGCCAAGGGAACGCAGAAAGTATTCGCTGGTGCTGTCACCGATCTGTGCATTCGTCACATAGGAAAGCACGGCGTTCACACGGTCTTCGTTGCTGTCGATCGCCATGACCTGATGACCCAGTTCATTCAGTTCCCGTGCAATATGGCGGCCAAAACGGCCGAGCCCAATCAAAAGAATCGATTTCATACTTGTCTCCTTTATCCGATTGCGATTTTCTCCTGCGGCAGACGAGAGTGGGCAGGGCTGCTGCCAAATGCCGCATAGATCAACGTCAATCCGCCAACACGTCCCAAAAACATCAGTGCGATCAGCACCCCCTGCGAAAGGATGCCCAACTGCGGCGTGATACCCAATGTCAGACCTACCGTTGCCACGGCCGAAGCAGTCTCATACAAACAGACCGACATCGGCAGCTGCTCTGCCGTAGCAATGACAAAGGCTCCGAGGAAGAACAGCGTCAAATACATCCCTGCAATCGTGGCAGCATTCTTGACCGCAGAACTATCTATGCGCCGCCCGAAAAATTCGGCATCTTCTCTGCGGCGGAAGGTCGCCCACATATTGGCCAGCAGAACAGCAAATGTTGTGGTTTTCATGCCGCCTGCCGTAGAGCCGGGCGAACCGCCCAACAGCATCAGAACCACCATCAATGCCTGTGAAGTGCTGCCCATCGCAGCAAGATCAGCGGTGTTAAAGCCGGCAGTACGAGGGGTAACGGATTGGAACATCGACAATAAAATGCGCTGCCGGGCAGAGCCTGCCGTGAACTCGAAGCAATAAAAGTACAGCGACGGCAGTACCAGAAGAAACGCCGTTGTGACAAGGATTACCTTGCTCTGCATCCGATAGTGGTGAAAGTCAAGGCGGTATGTACAAATGTCCTCCCATGTCAGAAAGCCAAGGCCGCCAAAGACGATCAGGGCCGCAATCACTGTGGTAAGCAGCGGATTGTCTGCATACTGTGTCAGCGAAACAAATTTTGCCCCCTCTGTTCCCAGCAGGTCAAAACCTGCATTGCAGAACGCCGAAATGGAATGAAACAGTGCATACCAGATCCCGCGCAATCCATAATCGGCACAAAACGTTGGTAGCAGCAGTGCAGCACCGACCAATTCAAACAGGGCGGTGATCCGCAGAATAAAGCCTGTCAGCCGTACGATACCGCCCATCTGTGGGGCAGCGGTGGCTTCCTGCATCGTGCTGCGCTGCTTGAGGGAGATCTTTCGCCCAGAAAGCAGCGCAAAGGCAGCGCCCACTGTAATGACACCCAATCCTCCGATTTGGATCAGAAGAAGGATCACACTTTGCCCAAAAACCGACCAGTAGCTGCCGGTATCCTGTACTACAAGACCGGTCACACAAAGAGCAGAAGTGGAGGTAAACAGTGCCTCATGGAACGGTGTGACGCACCGCTGCTGTGTAGCAATCGGAAACATCAGAAGCAACGCGCCCACCAGATCAACTGCCGCAAAACCTGCAATAATGACCTGAAAAGAAGAAAAACGGTGCCGTTTGTAACGAGGATATTGAATCATAAAAGCTCCTTTACCTATCCGTGTTCATAAAGATTAGCACGGAATAAATAAAAGAGCCGTAAAGAAAATTGTAGAAGTATAAAGATTCCATTAAAATTGGTCAGCCAACGCCCAAAAAAATGCTGGACAACACCAGCTCAAAAATGGTACTGTCCAGCATTCATTTAGATTTCTAGCCTGTGGCTCCCGGTTACATTTTTCAAGTATTCCTCCGGGTCACCATTGAGAATCAGGTCTGCATACGCCAGTGGGTCATTTTTCGGGGGAAGCAATGGATTCGTTCTGTTTTCCGAAGAACACAAAAAAATCCGAACCCTTCCCCTATCGGAAAAAAGTTCGGATTTTGTTGTAGTGCACCTCCAGGGACTCGAACCCTGGGCCCACTGATTAAGAGAAACCGATGTGCAACAATCGCCTTCCAGATGCTCCTTGGGCAGGCTGCGGCGCATATCCGTGCAATCTCTTGCACCCATGATTCCGCAGTCGTTCTTCTCGATTATTTATCGCACAGCTTGTGGGCCAGCTTCATCACGTTTTCGGCATTACCGATGGCATAATCTAGGGAGGGAACTTCTGCGATGGGCAGCTTGATCTCCTCCTGCAGCTGCTTCAGGCGGTAGCTCACCTGGGGAGCCAGAAGCACGCACTCGTAGCCATTCTGCCAGGTTTCCACAGCCTCGCCAGTCCCCATAGCCTGAATCTCCAGATCCTCACCGTGTGCGTCAGCCCAGGTCTTCATCTTCTTCATCAGGATGCTGCTGGACAGACCGCCAGCGCAGCAGAGCAAAACTTTCATAATAAAAAGCTCCTTTCAAATCATCTCACCGCACACAGAGGTGCGGAGAAAAACATTTTAGGTCAGATCCTCGCCATTTGTGGCGATGCACTTTTTGTACCAGTAGAAAGAATCCTTGCGGTAACGCTTGAGCGTACCAGTGCCATCGTTGTTTTTATCCACGTAGATAAAACCGTAGCGCTTTTTCATCTCACCGGTGGAAGCGCTTACCAGATCGATGCAGCCCCAGGGGGTATAGCCACGCAGGTCTACGCCGTCTGCCATAGCAGCCTCCATGGCCTGCACATGCGCCTTGACATAGGCGATGCGGTAGGGGTCGTGCACAGTGCCGTCTGCTTCCAGTGTGTCGGAAGCGCCGAGACCGTTCTCCACGACCATGAGCGGCAGATGATACCGAGCGTAGTACTCGTTCAGAGAGTAGCGCAGGCCGTCCGGGTCCAGGCTCCAGCCCCACTCGCTGTACATGAGGTAGGGGTTCTTGGGGCCCATGTTCAGGTTGCCGCCTGCCGTCTCAGTGACCGGGTGGGTGGTAGCACAGCTGGTAGAGTAATAGGAGTAGGTGATCATATCCACCGTACCCTGCTGCAAGTCTACCACATCTTCAGGCGTTATGTCCAGATTCACGCCGTATTTTTTCCAGATCTTTGGTGCAAAGTATGGGTACGCACCCTTGGCCATCACGTCGGCAGTGTAGTAGATGCCTTCCTGCAATTTTTCCTGCACCAGCAGCACGTCCTTGGGGTCACAGGTCAGTGGGTAGGTACTGGGTCCACCGCCGATCATGCAGCCCACCACATTTTCAGGATCGATCTCATGAGCACGTTTCACGGCACGGGCGCTGGCCACATACTGGTGGTGCAGCAGCTGGAAATCCTGCCGGATGTTCTCTGCCGGGTAACCAGGGATCAAATCCTTGATCATGAGGGGCACGTTGATCTCATTGAAGGTGAGCCAGTATTTGACCAGACCTTTGTACTCCCGGAAGAGCGTCTCAGTATAGCGGTCAAACAGCTCGATCAGCCTGCGGTTCTTCCAGCCGCCAAACGTTTCTTCCAGATACAGCGGCACATCGTAATGCTGGATGGTGACCAGCGGCTCGATGCCGTACTTCTTCAATTCCAGAAATACGTTCCGGTAAAAATCCAGACCAGCCTGATTGGGCGTTTCCTCCACGCCGTTGGGGTAAATGCGCGTCCAGGCGATGGACATGCGGAACACCTTGAACCCCATCTCCGCAAAGAGGGCAATGTCCTCCTTGTAGTGATGGTAAAAATCAATGGCTTCGTGGTAGGGGTAGTTGTACCCCGGTAGCACGGCCCGGTGGGCTCCCTCCGGCAGGGGTTGGAAGCCCATCACCTTGCCGGGGTTGCCGTCCTTGTCGAGATAGGTCACATAGCGCGGCTCGGTCAGGGAGCCGGCGGTCTGCACGTCCGAAGCGGCAAGGCCCTTGCCGCCCTCGTTCCAGCCGCCTTCACACTGGTTGGCAGCGGTAGCACCGCCCCAGAGGAAATCCTTCGGGAAAAGCATGGGGACGCACCTTCCTTTCTAGTTTTCAGAAGTTGAAACCGAACGGGGTGGAGCCCTTCATGTAGGGCAGCAGTTCGACCTCACGGGGGTCAATGTGACCCACCACGTTGGTCTTGCCGTAGTTCTTCATGGGCTTACGAGCGATCTGCACCTCACCGGCGTACTGGCCATAGAGGTTGTTGTCGATCAGCACGTCACCGGGCTGGATGTCCACGGTGTTGAAGGGCTCGGTCGCCTCTCGCAGCATACGGCTCTCCAGGGTGCGGATGATCCACTCGCCGCTGTCGCCACGAACGGACAGGTTCATCCGCAGGCGCTTCTTCATGCTCTCGGGCAGGCCTTCGGCCGGGGTCATGTGGAACATGATCTTGGTGCTGTTGGCGGCGGCCATGGCTTCCAGCTCGGCATCGGTGGCGTAGGCGTTGGCGATGATGATATCGTTGACATACCCCATCATCACATAGTGCCCCACTTGGATCTCAATGGGCCAGTCACGGTGCATTTCCAGCGTGGGCAGACCCTCGGTGACGGGCCAGGGGCCAAAGGCCTCCGGGTTTTGGGAGGTAACGAAGGACTGCAGACGCAGGTTGTGCTTGACCATGGGTGCAGATCCCTTTTCAAAGTGCTCCAGAGAAACGCCGGTGTAGCGGTGCGGATAGTAGTTGTGGCAGCCCAGGATCATATCACGGTCACCGCCGGCAGCCAGCACATGACCCACATGATCCTGCGTGTTGCAGCCGTTCACGCAGATCTTGATCCCCTCTTTGTTCTTGGAGAGGAAGGCTTCTTCCATATCGTTCAGGCCCAGATCCAGACGCAGGATATCCACCTGCAGCTCGGTGAAGAAAGACAGATCCAGCGGACCGTGGAAGAAGCTGGCGTTGATGCCCATGCGTTCAAACATCATGGGGTTCACATCGGCTTCGATCTCAAAACCCAGCTCCTTGGCCTTGGCCAGCAGGGGCTTGTAGCGGTCGATGGTCTGCTGGCGGTCACCTGCGCCCAGCAGAGCGATGAACAGCAGGTCAAAGCCCAGCTTTGCAGCCTTTTCCATGTAAGCAACGTCCTGCTCAAAGGTGCTGCGCTCAGGGTACAGGGAAATGCCCAGTCTTCTCTTTTGCATTTCAGTTTCT contains:
- a CDS encoding response regulator transcription factor, whose protein sequence is MNKPTILVVEDDSSVRSLITTTLKAHGYKFLTAANGEMAVMMASSHNPDIMLLDLGLPDIDGVEVIRRIREWSNLPIIVLSARSEDSDKIEALDQGADDYLTKPFSVDELLARLRVTQRRLNLQASGEVSSSVFVNGPLKIDFAAGCVWLNDEELHLTPIEYKLLCVLAHNVGKVLTHTAITQKVWGSSQENDIASLRVYMASLRKKLESGAHSLHLVQTHVGVGYRMLRVEADDSPEE
- a CDS encoding MupG family TIM beta-alpha barrel fold protein; translated protein: MQKRRLGISLYPERSTFEQDVAYMEKAAKLGFDLLFIALLGAGDRQQTIDRYKPLLAKAKELGFEIEADVNPMMFERMGINASFFHGPLDLSFFTELQVDILRLDLGLNDMEEAFLSKNKEGIKICVNGCNTQDHVGHVLAAGGDRDMILGCHNYYPHRYTGVSLEHFEKGSAPMVKHNLRLQSFVTSQNPEAFGPWPVTEGLPTLEMHRDWPIEIQVGHYVMMGYVNDIIIANAYATDAELEAMAAANSTKIMFHMTPAEGLPESMKKRLRMNLSVRGDSGEWIIRTLESRMLREATEPFNTVDIQPGDVLIDNNLYGQYAGEVQIARKPMKNYGKTNVVGHIDPREVELLPYMKGSTPFGFNF
- a CDS encoding DUF4118 domain-containing protein, translating into MNRTDSPTEHILACLSSSPSNAKIVRTAATMAKAFGGSFTALYVKTPDADWMSAQDKQRLQQHIHMAEQAGADITTLYGDDIPQQIAEFARISGITKIVLGRSSVHRRHFWSGPSLTEKLTLTAPNLDIYIIPDAAVEQDYGSGRRLFARSIVPSFRDLLITAGILACITVIGFLFLQLDFARYNIIMFYMLGVLLTALTTSGYSCGVLGSIASVALYNFFLTEPRLTFHAYDPGYQITFVLMLTSAIVTCTLTTRLKDQAKMSAQAAFRTKVLFDTSRLLQKATNEDEILSLTAAQLTKLLNRNLIVYPEQDGSLGQGQIFNTVEESSRLRFDSAPERSAAEWCFANKKRSGASTDYCTDAKGLYLAIRTGSGVFGVIGIDLSERSMDAFENSVLLSILGECALAVENRRIALEKEQATVHAQNEQLRANLLRTISHDLRTPLTSISGNASNLLSNAETLDAETRTKICTDIFDDAQWLIGLVENLLSITRIEDGRMNLQISPQLMDEVVEETLRHISRKSKEHIITTTYSDEILLADMDARLIMQVIINLVDNAIKYTQKGSRINISAYAKNSNIVVDVSDDGPGIPEQNKAQVFEMFFTGQNQIADSHRSLGLGLALCRTILAAHKGTLTLRDNEPHGCIFSFELPKSEVSIHE
- a CDS encoding TrkA family potassium uptake protein gives rise to the protein MKSILLIGLGRFGRHIARELNELGHQVMAIDSNEDRVNAVLSYVTNAQIGDSTSEYFLRSLGVANFDVCIVTIGGNFQSSLETTSLLKELGAKLVVSRAERDVQAKFLLRNGADEVVYPEKQLAKWAAIRYSSEHILDYIELQDDHAIMEVTIPPEWMDRTIGEINIRKKYNINILALKKDGNLDMNITPDTQLCRDESMLVLGKYASIQKCFRL
- a CDS encoding family 1 glycosylhydrolase translates to MLFPKDFLWGGATAANQCEGGWNEGGKGLAASDVQTAGSLTEPRYVTYLDKDGNPGKVMGFQPLPEGAHRAVLPGYNYPYHEAIDFYHHYKEDIALFAEMGFKVFRMSIAWTRIYPNGVEETPNQAGLDFYRNVFLELKKYGIEPLVTIQHYDVPLYLEETFGGWKNRRLIELFDRYTETLFREYKGLVKYWLTFNEINVPLMIKDLIPGYPAENIRQDFQLLHHQYVASARAVKRAHEIDPENVVGCMIGGGPSTYPLTCDPKDVLLVQEKLQEGIYYTADVMAKGAYPYFAPKIWKKYGVNLDITPEDVVDLQQGTVDMITYSYYSTSCATTHPVTETAGGNLNMGPKNPYLMYSEWGWSLDPDGLRYSLNEYYARYHLPLMVVENGLGASDTLEADGTVHDPYRIAYVKAHVQAMEAAMADGVDLRGYTPWGCIDLVSASTGEMKKRYGFIYVDKNNDGTGTLKRYRKDSFYWYKKCIATNGEDLT
- a CDS encoding Trk family potassium uptake protein, which translates into the protein MIQYPRYKRHRFSSFQVIIAGFAAVDLVGALLLMFPIATQQRCVTPFHEALFTSTSALCVTGLVVQDTGSYWSVFGQSVILLLIQIGGLGVITVGAAFALLSGRKISLKQRSTMQEATAAPQMGGIVRLTGFILRITALFELVGAALLLPTFCADYGLRGIWYALFHSISAFCNAGFDLLGTEGAKFVSLTQYADNPLLTTVIAALIVFGGLGFLTWEDICTYRLDFHHYRMQSKVILVTTAFLLVLPSLYFYCFEFTAGSARQRILLSMFQSVTPRTAGFNTADLAAMGSTSQALMVVLMLLGGSPGSTAGGMKTTTFAVLLANMWATFRRREDAEFFGRRIDSSAVKNAATIAGMYLTLFFLGAFVIATAEQLPMSVCLYETASAVATVGLTLGITPQLGILSQGVLIALMFLGRVGGLTLIYAAFGSSPAHSRLPQEKIAIG
- a CDS encoding PTS sugar transporter subunit IIB translates to MKVLLCCAGGLSSSILMKKMKTWADAHGEDLEIQAMGTGEAVETWQNGYECVLLAPQVSYRLKQLQEEIKLPIAEVPSLDYAIGNAENVMKLAHKLCDK